A portion of the Toxoplasma gondii ME49 chromosome VIIb, whole genome shotgun sequence genome contains these proteins:
- a CDS encoding hypothetical protein (encoded by transcript TGME49_258920~Predicted trans-membrane domain (TMHMM2.0):4-27:244-264:267-287), which translates to MIQAHTYIYLYIYIYIYTYTSLYVLLCSHTGVVTWAHWFHIQCEEPSCACPFRALSLLSLLPLLLRLDSRLVKCWGRMADVTAPVDETETPLSQESSSAASGEAGRRMCFICLDGVKRSRRNGQLTGDLLPCCSQCFAVVHRKCWSIYRRRQQLAAFRSRLLGQRTPNPNRCSICKTGRAGVEGDETFQPQRRQNSGSTGRGVSGTTSALQEQLLASLGRLLQDDDDDADDPPLCSGMCTCINTGLLLGVLLLDLILIATTSLYPLEVLLLSLFITYNIVTLQIIWLAVKQRRESVGPLLSPELESDSRQASGGESPDSNSDDNLDGSRGNGSPTGGRHSRRSGSLDGDSSDSGRVGYFGVRDIDVSEEDLEIGGRERGSSRARRVGLWTAAGGRAASASSRVMSGARFFWCFLSRGGTSSDPSLGGETGGLGGSEGPPSEAFHVAGLRQTPLLLPGVELQLLRESRQEQRGQSGREELLV; encoded by the exons ATGATCCAAGcgcatacgtacatatatttatatatatatatatatatttatacctATACATCTCTATATGTACTTTTATGTAGTCATACGGGTGTCGTTACCTGGGCGCACTGGTTCCATATCCAGTGCGAGGAGCCTTCGTGTGCATGTCCATTCCgagctctgtctcttctttctctgcttcctcttcttctccgactTGATTCGCGTCTTGTCAAGTGTTGGGGTAGAATGGCAGATGTGACGGCGCCAGtggacgagacagagacgcctctGTCACAGGAGTCCAGCAGCGCCGCTTCCGGAGAGGCAGGGAGACGCATGTGTTTCATTTGCCTCGATGGAGTGAAGAGAAGTCGACGGAACGGCCAACTCACAGGCGACCTCCTGCCCTGCTGCTCTCAGTGCTTCGCTGTTGTTCATCGCAAATGCTG GTCAATCTACCGCAGACGCCAGCAGCTTGCAGCTTTCCGCTCCCGGTTGCTGGGCCAGCGAACGCCGAACCCTAATCGCTGTTCCATTTGCAAAACGG GTCGTGCGGGAGTGGAGGGGGACGAGACGTTTCAGCCGCAGCGTCGACAGAACAGTGGATCAACTGGAAGAGGAGTCAGTGGAACGACTTCTGCTCTTCAAGAGCAGCTGCTGGCATCCCTGGGGCGGCTGCTGCAAGACGACGATGACGACGCAGACGATCCTCCACTCTGTTCTGGCAT GTGCACTTGCATCAATACGGGACTACTTCTGGGGGTCCTTCTGCTCGACCTCATTCTCATTGCGACGACGTCGCTCTACCCCCTGgaggttcttcttctctcgctttttatCACTTACAACATTGTGACGCTGCAAATTATCTGGCTTGCagtgaaacagagaag AGAGTCGGTAGGGCCGCTTCTATCTCCAGAATTGGAGTCAGATTCGAGGCAGGCAAGCGGCGGTGAGTCTCCCGACAGCAATTCAGACGACAACTTGGACGGAAGTCGCGGAAACGGTAGCCCTACCGGAGGCCGGCATTCCCGCCGTAGCGGAAGTTTGGACGGAGACAGTAGTGACTCTGGTCGGGTGGGCTACTTTGGCGTGCGTGACATTGATGTCAGTGAAGAAGATTTGGAAATTGGGGGCCGAGAGCGCGGGAGTTCTCGCGCAAGGCGCGTAGGACTATGGACTGCGGCGGGAGGCAGAGCCGCGTCCGCCTCCAGTCGTGTGATGAGTGGAGCGAggtttttttggtgttttttGTCAAGAGGTGGAACCTCCTCTGACCCGTCGCTTGGCGGCGAAACCGGTGGGTTAGGAGGTTCGGAGGGGCCTCCCAGCGAGGCGTTTCATGTTGCCGGTTTAAGGCAAACGCCCCTGCTTCTTCCCGGTGTCGAGCTGCAGCTCCTTCGCGAAAGTCGACAAGAACAACGGGGGCAgtcagggagagaagaattGCTGGTGTAG